Below is a genomic region from Candidatus Binataceae bacterium.
CTCCGGTCATTTGCACCAGCGGACGAACGGTGATGCCGGGACTTCGCATATCGACAAGGAGATAGCTGATGCCTTTGTGTTTCGGCGCCGCAGGGTCGGTGCGTACCAGCAAAAAGATCCAATCCGAGAACTGCGCGTTGGAAGTCCAGACCTTCTGCCCGTTCACGACGAAGTCATCGCCATCTTCCACCGCGCGGGTTTGCAGCGAGGCCAGGTCCGAGCCGGACCCCGGTTCGGAGTATCCCTGGCACCAGATTTCCTCTCCGGTAAGCACCTTGGGGATGTAACGCTTCTTCTGGTCCTCGGCGCCCCAGTGCATCAGGGTAGGTCCGATCAAGCTCACCCCCGATCCGATAAAGGGCAGTGGGGCGCGCACCCGCGCGAGTTCCTGATGGTAGACGATGGTCTGCAGGATGCCGAAGCCGCGGCCGCCGTATTCCTTGGGCCAATCGACACATGTCCAGCCTCCGGACGCGAGCTTCTTGAACCATTTGACCCGTCGGTTCCATTCGCCCTCGTCTTCCGCGAAGAAGTCGAGATCAGCGTCTTCACGTTCGGGCCGGTTCTTGTCGAGCCACGCGCGGAACTCCGCGCGAAACTTTTCGTCTTCGGGCGTGAAATTGAAATCCATCGATCGTCCCCGTTGTGTGTGCGGCCGCTTTTTCTTAAGCGTACGACCCGTTTGCGTGAATAAAGTTCGCACAGAAAGCGCCTGAAGCGCAAAGACTTAAGCGCCCGGTCCACCTCGTTTGACATCATCGCGGCAATCGCGGAAATTCAGGGCATCCCGCCATGCAAATCAGAATCGAACTTCCCGGCGACGTCTTCGATGCGCAGTTTCGGCCAGCGGATTTTCGCGAGCGGGTGCGCGAACTGGCCATTCTCGAGCTGGTGCGGGTCAAGCGCCTGCACGAGCACGAAGCGCAGGAGATGCTGGGAGTTACACGCTGGCAGCTCGTGGAGCGGATGAAAGCTTCCGGAATCTCTCCGACCGAGGAAGTGTTCGACAACATCCGCGATGAACTCACCCGGGCTATCGGGATCAGACGCGCCCGCGTCAAGAACGGCGAATCGCGTAAATAGCGACCGTCCGGAGGAGCTCTACCATGAAGGCCGCGGCTTTCAAGCAGCAAAACCAGATGGCGATCATCGAAGTGCCGCAACCGCATCCCGGTCCCGGCGAAGTCGTGCTCAAAGTCCACAACTGCGGAATCTGCGGCTCGGATCTTCATGCCTGCCAATATGGGATGGGTCTGGCACCGGACACAGTTATGGGCCACGAGTTTTGTGGCGAGATCTTCGAGCTCGGGCCGGGCGTGAAAGGATTCAGCGTGAGGGAACGCGTCACGGCGCTGCCGTTCATCTCATGCGGAGAGTGCGAGCCGTGTCGGCGGGATGATGGAATGCACTGTGGCGCGACGCGCGGGCTCGGTCTCGGTCAGCTGCCCGGCGCCTATGCTGAATACGTAATGTGCGGCGGGCAGAGCTTGCTCAAGCTGCCGGACAACGTCGATTCTCGGGCGGGGGCGCTGGTCGAGCCGCTTTCGGTGGGGCTTCACGGAGTGAACCGCGCGCAGCTTAGGTCCGGCGAGGGCGTGGTGGTGATGGGTGCGGGACCGATCGGGCTTTCGACCCTGGTCTGGGCCAAGGCCAAGGGGGCTGCTGCGGTCGTAGTTTCGGAGCTGGCTCCGGGACGCACGGAACTTGCCATGAAGCTTGGAGCCAGCGCCGTCGTGAACCCGACCACGGAGAACCCCGCGGACAGAATGCGCGCGCTGACCGGACGGGAGCCCGAAGTGGTTTTCGAATGTATCGGTGTGAAATCCACCCTCGATGCGGCGATCAGCACGGTTGGCCTGCATGGCCGCGTGGTGGTTCTGGGGGTCTGCATGGAGCCGGACCAGATCCGGCCGCTTACCTGCATCCTCAAGGAGATCGGGATCGAATTTATCGTCGGATACACGCGTGCCGAGTTCCAGGAAACCGTCGATGCGCTGGCGTCAAGGCGGATCGATCCCCGCCCGATGATTACCGACATCATTAGTGTCGATCGCGTGCCGGAGATGTTTGCGGCGCTGAAGAGCCCCGGGGCGCGCGCCAAGGTGATGGTCGAGTTCCCCCACTAGCCGCATAGACTGGTCTGTGCCACTCGCGCCATTTTTCAGGGTGACCGAGGAACCCCAGGAAGCGGCTAAGACTTTGCAAGCTTGCGAGCGGCCACGCGGCTGAAGGTCAGAAGTCTGCCGGCGTCGGCGAGGACAACCGGAGCGTCGGGGTTGTCCGGCTGGGTGCTTGATTTCCAGATTTCGGCCGCTTCCGGCATTTCTTCTGCGCAAACCACCTCAACCGTGCCGGTTTTCTCCCAGTGCCACCGCCACCACGCCGGCGAGTGAAAAGAGTGCCACTGCTGATTGAAGTAGAAGTCGCGCAGATATTCCGGAATCTCGTCGTTGCGCAACTCACGCGTGAGTCCGGGACACGCGATCGCCAGCTGGCCGGCGGGTTTGAGGAAGCGCACCAGCTTTTCCAGGTACAAATCGTCGGTGCCGAAGTAGTGGTATGCATCGACGCTCAGGATGGCGTCGAAGAATTCGTCAGGGTAGGGCAGCGCCCTGGCCTCGGCATGAATCGGGAAGACCTGCTCTTCGAGACCCGCCTGGCGAATTCGTTTCCAGTTGTCGGTTGCGGCAATCCACAAATCTGTCGCCCACACCTGCACGCCGAATTCCCGGGCCAGAAAAATCGAACTGATCGCCTTGCCGCAGCCGAGATCCATGACGCGCATTCCCATCGCGAGCTCTGTGCGCGCGCATAGCGACTCCATGAGCCACAACACGTGCGGGCCCATTAGATTGCCCGGCACCAGTTCCTCGTAGTTGGCGGATCGCGGAAACAGCGCGTTCATCAGGCCAGCCGCAGAAACTCTCGCAACGCGGCCAACGACTCAGACTCGCTGAGCGAGGGGGCGTGTCCGACCCCGGGAATCTCGGCGACGGTCACATCGGTGTGGGTGGTGCGCATCTGTCGCGCGGTAAGCGGCGCCAGGATGTCGCTCTGCGAGCCACGCACCACCAGAATCGGACAGCTGATCCGTGCGAACGGCACCCACAGGTCCAGCCGTTGCTGGGCGGCACCGCCCCGAGGTGGGCGACGAATCGATGGGTCCATTTTCCAGGTCAGTCCGCCCCGAGGGGCCGGCTTAACCGACCACTTGGCCCACTCGCGCAGAGCATCCTCGGGCATGTCGGCCATTCGTGGATAGACGCTCCGGTAATAGGCCGCGACTTCGCCGAGGTCCTTGAACGTGTCCGGCGCCTCGCTGACGTAGGACGAAATTCGCGCGCTTCCCGCCGAATCGATCTCCGGACCGATATCATTCAACACCAGGCGTTCAACCCGTTCAGGCCATCCCCCCGCGAACATCATCGAAATGACTCCACCCATCGAAGTCCCGATGAGCGAGATCCTGGCGATCTCGAGCGCTTCCAGAATGGCGCTCAGATCGTTGGCGTAGTGTTGATGCAAATATTCGCGAGCCGGTCCCCACGCGCTGTCGCCGCGGCCGCGCACATCAACCGAGAGCACGTGGTAGCGAGCGGAAAGGTGCGGCGCGAGCTCATCGAAGTTGTGCGCGTTGCCGGTAAATCCGTGGATGCAAACCAGCCACGGCAAGTGATCTCCGCCGTAATCGAGGTAGTGAAGCCGAAGGCCGTTTGCGTGAATGAACTTGTCTTCCGCCATCGTCATGCGGCGCCCCGCGACGAGTGTAGGCATAAGCGTGGCGTCGCGCCAATGACGAGCGCGGCTTGATGGTGGTATAGAGGAGTCGCCGAGGGAGGCGTGAAATGGCTGCGGAATTCAAAATCGAAGGCGAAGTCGACAAACGTTTTGAGAACGTACGCAAGGCGTTTGCCGAAAATTTCGAAAAACGGGGTGAGCTTGGCGCGGCGGTCACGATGGTCATCGACGGACGGCCGGTAGTTGATTTGTGGGGCGGTTATTTCGACAAGGCGAAAAATCGCCCTTGGAATCGCGACACGCTGGTAAACATCTACTCCACCACCAAGGGCCTGACGGCCACCTGTGCCCATCAGCTGATCGATCAGGGCAAGCTCGACCCTGACGAACCGGTGTCACGCTATTGGCCGGAGTTTGCCCAAGCCGGAAAAAAAGATCTCCCGGTCCGCTACCTACTCAGCCATCGTGCTGGCTTGCCCGCCATCCGGAAGGTCCTCGCCGAAGAGGCGTTGTTCGATTGGGATACCATGGCAGCGGCGCTGGCCGAACAAGAGCCGTGGTGGCAGCCAGGAACGAAACACGGCTATCACGCACTGACCATCGGGTGGTTGGTTGGAGAAGTCATTAGGAGGATTACCGGCAAGGGGTTGGGCAAATACTTCCGTGAGGAAATTGCCGAGCCGCTCAAGCTCGATTGTCATATCGGATTGGATGCGGCACACGACTCGCGAGTCAGTGACCTGCTTCCGGCGCCGCCACCCGGTCCCGACGAACCAAACTTGTTCGTCGAGGCGATGAAGGAACCGGAGGGGGCAACCGCCAAAGCGTTTCTGAATCCACCAGTCCTGACCAAGCCTAACCTGGTTAACACCCGTTCGTGGCGCGGAGCTGAACTCGGTGCCGCCAACGGGCACACCACCGCGAGATCCCTGGCCCGCCTGTACGGATCGCTGGCTCGCGGCGGTGAAATCGACGGCTACCGAATCGTCCGTCCCGAAGCGTTGGAGAGGTTCTATGCAGAACAATCCTACGGTCCCGATCAGGTGTTGATGCAGATGCCGACGCGCTTCTCGATGGGGTACATGCTGTCGCAGCCCGGCGCGATGTTCGGTCCCCACCGTAAAGCCTTCGGCCATCCGGGAGCGGGTGGCTCACTGGGCTTTGCCGACCCACAGGCCAAGGTCGGGTTTGGCTATACCATGAACCAGATGGCGAACGGGCTGCTTATCGACCCACGCGCATCCGCGCTGATCGATGCGTTTTACGCGGCCCTAGGGTGAGCGAGGCCAAGGCTCCGGCGAGCCATTGTCTCTCCGGGCTCGCAGAGCAGACGCCGGCGTTCATCGCCACTCCCCAAACGGACCCTACCGGTGCCCGGCGTGGTCGGGCGTTAGTGGGGTTGCGGCCGCAGTGTAGAATCTGATCCGGATGAAATTGCGAGGCGCAATCTCCGGCTTTGGTGAAGTTGCGGCGAAAGCGCATTTGGCGGGATGGCGCACGCGCGAAAACGTCAACCTTGGGGTGATTCACGATCCCCTCGCGGAACGTCGCCACGAAGCTATTCGACTGGTCAAAAACGTTCGCGTCTACGACGACCTTGAGCTGATGCTCGACGGCGAGGCGCCAGATTTTGTCGATATCGCGAGTCCACCAGCGCTACACAGCAGCGCCGCTCGCACGGCGCTGAACGCCGGAGCACATGTACTCGTGGAAAAACCCCTCGGCCTTTCGCTGGCTGAGTTCGACGAGGTTGCGGCGGTGGCGCGCGCCAAGCAGAGGGTCCTGATGTGCGTGCACAACTGGAAGTTTGCGCCCGCGTATTCTCTGGCGCGCGCTATGGTCGCTGAAGGGCGAATCGGTTCGGTCCAGTCTGTCTCCCTGGAGCGCCTGCGTGTCGAACCGGCGGGAAAGGGCGGACCCGGGGCGGCGTGGCGTAGGTCGGGAGCGTCGGGCGGCGGAATTCTCATCGATCACGGATGGCACGTCTTTTACCTGATGCAGTGGCTGATGGGTGGAGCGTCGCCGCGCGCGGTTACGGCAACTCTTTTCACCAACCCTGAGGGGGTCGAGGAAACCGCCGAGGTCCAGGTGACCTTCGGCGCCGGTCAGAGCGCGCGTGCCAACCTGTCGTGGCGCGCCGGACAGCGGCGAACCCATGCGACGATCGTTGGAACGAGCGGATCGCTCGAAATTGGTAGTGAACGGCTCCTTCTGACCGAGGGGCAGCGACCCTCCGAGGAGCTTTTGGTGCATGACATCCCGGACGACTCATATCATTCCGCCTGGTTTTCCGGAGTCGCGGGGGAGTTCGAAGGGGCGATTTCGGAAGGCCCCAATTCGAGCATTGCGCAGTCTAATCTGGTCGAGGCGCGGCGCGCTCTGGCCTTGATTGTCGCGGCACGAGTCTCCGCGAAAAACCGAGGCTCTCAAACAGATATTATCGCCTGACCATCGGTCAGGCGACGCGGTCGCGTCCTGGAGGAGCGCCTGACCGACCGGACGGGTTCATATTGACTTTGCATCAAATGACGTTAGAGTTACGATTGACCGACAGGTTAGCGACCGCTCTTCAATAAGTAATAGCTATGAGCACCCCAGAAACGAGGCCGGTCTCTCATGATTCGCGCAGCGCGCAGGACTCGCGGGATGAAATCCTGAAGGCGGCGATGCATCTGTTTGCTAACCGCGGGTTCCACGAGACTTCGATGTCGGAGGTCGCACGCGAGGCGCACGTCAGCAAGGCTCTGATCTTTTGGCACTTCAAGACCAAGGAAGAGCTGTTCGTTGCGGTGTTGAACCGCCTGCTCGAACCGTACTTCATCGATTTTGCCGAAGAGGCCGGGGTACTCGACGAGCGTGCGCAAATCAGGAAACTGGTCGAATTCTACCTGGACTTCGTGCGCGACAACGCCAGCTCGGTCCGGTTCTTCCTCGCACAGATGCTTCACGACCAGCGGTTCTCGGAGGGGCTTAACGAGCAGGTGCTGAAAATCTATTCGGGCTACCGAGGCATGTTGGTCGAGCTCATCGCCCGGGCGCAGCAGAAGCGGCTCTGTGCCCTCAGGTTTACGCCGCAAGCCGCTGCGGGATTCCTGCTTTCGGCGCTCAACGGGATCCTGATTGAGCATCTGTTCATGGCCAACAATCCGCTCGATTCGGAAGAGGCGGTGGCGATGGTTAGCGAGTGGCTGTTTGGCCAGGAAACCCCTTCGGGTGGCGGCAAGGCCGTCGCCTGATCTTCAGAATCGTCGCGGGAGAGATTGATGCGGGTACCCCTCAAACAAATGATCGATCTGGGTCGCTACATCGGCCGGAAAAAACGGGCTGGCGAGAAGTACTTTCCGATCGTGCTGATGCTGGAGCCGCTGCACGCCTGCAACCTGGCGTGCGTGGGATGCGGGAGAATCGTCGAATACAAGGACACTATCCGCGATATGATGCCGCTGGAGCAGGCGCTCGAGTCGGCCAACGAGTGCGGCGCACCCATCGTGTCGATCTGTGGCGGTGAACCGCTCATGTACAAGCACATTGCGCCGCTCACCACCCGGCTCATCGAGGAGCAGAAGCGTCACGTGATGATCTGCACCAACGCAATCCTGCTGGAGCGCTTCGTCAAGCAAGTTCCGCCGAGTCCATACTTAAGCTTCAACCTCCACATCGATGGCATGCGCGAAACCAACGATCGCGTGCTCGATCGGGAGGGGCATTTCGACATCGTCGTGAAGATGATCAAGATGCTCAAGAGCAAAGGCTATCGTGTACAGACCAATACCACGGTCTTTCGTGAAACCGGCGCGGAGGAGCTCGAAGACCTGGTTAAGATGCTCCAGGGACTCGGGGTGGACGGCATGCTGCTGTCTCCCGGTTATCACTACCAAGTGCTGACCAACGACGATCTCTACCTCAAGAAAGAGGATATGCCCTACAAGTTCGTCCGGGTCCGGAAGCTGGCCGACGACTACAAGATTATCAATACGCCGATCTATCTCGACTACCTGGTTGGTGAGCGCGATCTCACGTGCAGTCCATGGACCACCGTCACTCGCAACCCGCGGGGATGGAAGGGCCCCTGCTACCTGATCACCAACGGCCATTATCCGAGTTTTAAAGAGTTGCACGAAGCGACGGACTGGGAGTTCTATCGCAGCAAACAGGACATCCGCTGTCGCGACTGCAAATTGCATTCGGGCTTTGAGGGGACGGTGGCGCTGGAATTCGGAAAGAGTCTCAAGGATTCGTGGCGAATGGTTCGCCACTATATGTCCTGAACTAATGCTCATGGTGGGCCGTCGGAAACGGCGGCGCCGCTCTGCTCGCGCGGGGCACCCCGGCCTGGGCGACGGCAGCAGCTTTGTGATCGTTAGGAAAGTGTTTCAACTCGATCGCTATTTGAAGGAGCGCGCCGCGCTGGTGGAACGAGCGCTCGCTCAAGTCATCCCGGAGCCGGTCGGATCCGAGGCCCGCCTGCTTGAGGCGATGCGTTACAGTCTGCTTGGTGGAGGCAAACGGCTGCGCCCTATCCTAGCGCTGGCCGCTTGCGAAGCGGTTGGGGGCGGACCGGAGCGCGCGATCGGTTTCGCCTGCGCGGTCGAGATGATCCACGACTACTCGCTGATCCACGACGACCTACCCTGCATGGACAATGACGATCTGCGACACGGGCGGCCGACCAATCACCGCCGCTATGGCGAGGCGCTGGCAACCTTGTCGGGTGATGGGCTGCTGACCGACGCGTTCAGGGTGCTGGCAAGTTCGGCCAGCGACGGCGTTCCGTCTGCAATCTTGTTGCGGGCGATCGCGGACCTGGCAGCCGCCGCCGGCTCGGGGGGAATGGTTGGCGTACAGGTTATCGACCTGCAAAGTGAAGGGGCGCCGTTGTCACTGGACGAACTAAAGCTGCTGCACGCAAAAAAAACCGGGGCGCTGTTTCTTGCCTCAATTGTCGGCGGCGCACGGATTGGCGGCGGGTCAGAGCCACAACTTGTAAACCTCGATCATTACGCGCGCGCGCTGGGACTCGCCTTCCAGGTGGTTGACGACCTGCTGGATGTTGAGGCGAGCACCGAACAGATGGGCAAGCGGACCGGGAAAGACCAGGCCGCCGGCAAGGCGACCTTCCCGTCGCTGCTGGGTCTCGACAAGTCGCGGCAATTCGTGCGCCAGCTGGAGCAACAAGCACGGGAAGCTCTGAGCGGGTTTGGCCCCACCGCCGAACCGCTCCGCGCGATCGCGACTTTCGTGGTGGAGCGCAAGCAGTGAGCGCCGCCGCAGCATCGTTTCATTCTTTGCACCTGCGCCGCGCTGTCCTGGTCGCCCCGGGGCAGCTGGAAATTCGCGCTTTCATTCCACCGCGTCTCGCGGCGGGAGAAATTCTGGTGCAAGTCCGCTGCGCGTTGAGCTGTGGGACCGATCTGAAGGCGTGGCGCCGCGGCCATCCGCTCTGGAAAATGCCGATGCCGCTCGGACACGAATTCGCCGGCGTGGTGGCCGATGTCGGCGCAGGAGTGGGAGGCTTCGCCGCCGGCGATGAAATAATGGCTACGCCGACCGCGCCGTGCGGGGCCTGCTTTTATTGCGACCGGGGCCAGGAGAACCTCTGCGCCACCGCGATCGACAAGATGGTGCTGGGCGCCTACGGTGACATGCTGATTCTTCCGGCCCATATCGTTTCGAAGAACGTCTTCTCCAAGCCGCACGATTTGCCGTTTGAAGAGGCTGCCCTGCTGGAGCCGCTCTCGTGCGTGGTTCACGCGCAGGCGATGGCGATGCCCGAGCGGCACGAGCGGGTGCTGATTCTTGGCGCCGGCCCGTTCGGACTGCTGCACATGATGGCGCTGCGGGCTGCCGGGGTGCGCGAGGTCGCGGTCGCGGGACGCGGCGACGCACGCCTCCGGTGGGCGGGTGAAATGGGTGCCGACCGAGTGATCGACGTGCGGCGTCAAGATGCTGCCGCGGCCGCGGCCCAGCTCAACAGCGGGTTTGGTCCGGACCTGGTAATCGAGTGCACCGGCCAGGTCGATGGCTGGAGCGACGCGCTGGCGCGGACCCGGCGCGGCGGCCGGGTGGTGCTTTTCGGGGGATGCCCGCCGGGAACCTCGCTGACGGTTGACACGCGGCGCATGCACTACGATGGCCTGACCATGATTGCGCCCTTTCACTATCGGCTGCGCGACGTGCGGCGAAGCTTTGAACTTTTAAGCGAGCGCAGGCTCGGCGCTGAACG
It encodes:
- a CDS encoding serine hydrolase domain-containing protein, translated to MAAEFKIEGEVDKRFENVRKAFAENFEKRGELGAAVTMVIDGRPVVDLWGGYFDKAKNRPWNRDTLVNIYSTTKGLTATCAHQLIDQGKLDPDEPVSRYWPEFAQAGKKDLPVRYLLSHRAGLPAIRKVLAEEALFDWDTMAAALAEQEPWWQPGTKHGYHALTIGWLVGEVIRRITGKGLGKYFREEIAEPLKLDCHIGLDAAHDSRVSDLLPAPPPGPDEPNLFVEAMKEPEGATAKAFLNPPVLTKPNLVNTRSWRGAELGAANGHTTARSLARLYGSLARGGEIDGYRIVRPEALERFYAEQSYGPDQVLMQMPTRFSMGYMLSQPGAMFGPHRKAFGHPGAGGSLGFADPQAKVGFGYTMNQMANGLLIDPRASALIDAFYAALG
- a CDS encoding UPF0175 family protein yields the protein MQIRIELPGDVFDAQFRPADFRERVRELAILELVRVKRLHEHEAQEMLGVTRWQLVERMKASGISPTEEVFDNIRDELTRAIGIRRARVKNGESRK
- a CDS encoding alpha/beta hydrolase; this encodes MPTLVAGRRMTMAEDKFIHANGLRLHYLDYGGDHLPWLVCIHGFTGNAHNFDELAPHLSARYHVLSVDVRGRGDSAWGPAREYLHQHYANDLSAILEALEIARISLIGTSMGGVISMMFAGGWPERVERLVLNDIGPEIDSAGSARISSYVSEAPDTFKDLGEVAAYYRSVYPRMADMPEDALREWAKWSVKPAPRGGLTWKMDPSIRRPPRGGAAQQRLDLWVPFARISCPILVVRGSQSDILAPLTARQMRTTHTDVTVAEIPGVGHAPSLSESESLAALREFLRLA
- a CDS encoding TetR/AcrR family transcriptional regulator; amino-acid sequence: MSTPETRPVSHDSRSAQDSRDEILKAAMHLFANRGFHETSMSEVAREAHVSKALIFWHFKTKEELFVAVLNRLLEPYFIDFAEEAGVLDERAQIRKLVEFYLDFVRDNASSVRFFLAQMLHDQRFSEGLNEQVLKIYSGYRGMLVELIARAQQKRLCALRFTPQAAAGFLLSALNGILIEHLFMANNPLDSEEAVAMVSEWLFGQETPSGGGKAVA
- a CDS encoding acyl-CoA dehydrogenase family protein, giving the protein MDFNFTPEDEKFRAEFRAWLDKNRPEREDADLDFFAEDEGEWNRRVKWFKKLASGGWTCVDWPKEYGGRGFGILQTIVYHQELARVRAPLPFIGSGVSLIGPTLMHWGAEDQKKRYIPKVLTGEEIWCQGYSEPGSGSDLASLQTRAVEDGDDFVVNGQKVWTSNAQFSDWIFLLVRTDPAAPKHKGISYLLVDMRSPGITVRPLVQMTGARGFNEVFFEDVRVPKKNIVGNLNQGWQVAITTLMFERNGAGGGTGGQVHELVKLAQKVERNGRKAWDDAGVRQRVAEFYCEQQALKYTGFRQLTRRLKGLPPGPEGSIQKLCGTELNLRIQMFAMELLGAYSQIEHHAPYAIDKGNWLFKMLAARGGTIAAGTNQIQHNIIGERVLGLPKG
- a CDS encoding alcohol dehydrogenase catalytic domain-containing protein, which translates into the protein MSAAAASFHSLHLRRAVLVAPGQLEIRAFIPPRLAAGEILVQVRCALSCGTDLKAWRRGHPLWKMPMPLGHEFAGVVADVGAGVGGFAAGDEIMATPTAPCGACFYCDRGQENLCATAIDKMVLGAYGDMLILPAHIVSKNVFSKPHDLPFEEAALLEPLSCVVHAQAMAMPERHERVLILGAGPFGLLHMMALRAAGVREVAVAGRGDARLRWAGEMGADRVIDVRRQDAAAAAAQLNSGFGPDLVIECTGQVDGWSDALARTRRGGRVVLFGGCPPGTSLTVDTRRMHYDGLTMIAPFHYRLRDVRRSFELLSERRLGAERLITAHRSLNDLADVFAMMDRGTVLKCAVVP
- a CDS encoding zinc-binding dehydrogenase, whose product is MKAAAFKQQNQMAIIEVPQPHPGPGEVVLKVHNCGICGSDLHACQYGMGLAPDTVMGHEFCGEIFELGPGVKGFSVRERVTALPFISCGECEPCRRDDGMHCGATRGLGLGQLPGAYAEYVMCGGQSLLKLPDNVDSRAGALVEPLSVGLHGVNRAQLRSGEGVVVMGAGPIGLSTLVWAKAKGAAAVVVSELAPGRTELAMKLGASAVVNPTTENPADRMRALTGREPEVVFECIGVKSTLDAAISTVGLHGRVVVLGVCMEPDQIRPLTCILKEIGIEFIVGYTRAEFQETVDALASRRIDPRPMITDIISVDRVPEMFAALKSPGARAKVMVEFPH
- a CDS encoding methyltransferase domain-containing protein, with the protein product MNALFPRSANYEELVPGNLMGPHVLWLMESLCARTELAMGMRVMDLGCGKAISSIFLAREFGVQVWATDLWIAATDNWKRIRQAGLEEQVFPIHAEARALPYPDEFFDAILSVDAYHYFGTDDLYLEKLVRFLKPAGQLAIACPGLTRELRNDEIPEYLRDFYFNQQWHSFHSPAWWRWHWEKTGTVEVVCAEEMPEAAEIWKSSTQPDNPDAPVVLADAGRLLTFSRVAARKLAKS
- the hpnH gene encoding adenosyl-hopene transferase HpnH, translating into MRVPLKQMIDLGRYIGRKKRAGEKYFPIVLMLEPLHACNLACVGCGRIVEYKDTIRDMMPLEQALESANECGAPIVSICGGEPLMYKHIAPLTTRLIEEQKRHVMICTNAILLERFVKQVPPSPYLSFNLHIDGMRETNDRVLDREGHFDIVVKMIKMLKSKGYRVQTNTTVFRETGAEELEDLVKMLQGLGVDGMLLSPGYHYQVLTNDDLYLKKEDMPYKFVRVRKLADDYKIINTPIYLDYLVGERDLTCSPWTTVTRNPRGWKGPCYLITNGHYPSFKELHEATDWEFYRSKQDIRCRDCKLHSGFEGTVALEFGKSLKDSWRMVRHYMS
- a CDS encoding farnesyl diphosphate synthase yields the protein MIVRKVFQLDRYLKERAALVERALAQVIPEPVGSEARLLEAMRYSLLGGGKRLRPILALAACEAVGGGPERAIGFACAVEMIHDYSLIHDDLPCMDNDDLRHGRPTNHRRYGEALATLSGDGLLTDAFRVLASSASDGVPSAILLRAIADLAAAAGSGGMVGVQVIDLQSEGAPLSLDELKLLHAKKTGALFLASIVGGARIGGGSEPQLVNLDHYARALGLAFQVVDDLLDVEASTEQMGKRTGKDQAAGKATFPSLLGLDKSRQFVRQLEQQAREALSGFGPTAEPLRAIATFVVERKQ
- a CDS encoding Gfo/Idh/MocA family oxidoreductase, with product MKLRGAISGFGEVAAKAHLAGWRTRENVNLGVIHDPLAERRHEAIRLVKNVRVYDDLELMLDGEAPDFVDIASPPALHSSAARTALNAGAHVLVEKPLGLSLAEFDEVAAVARAKQRVLMCVHNWKFAPAYSLARAMVAEGRIGSVQSVSLERLRVEPAGKGGPGAAWRRSGASGGGILIDHGWHVFYLMQWLMGGASPRAVTATLFTNPEGVEETAEVQVTFGAGQSARANLSWRAGQRRTHATIVGTSGSLEIGSERLLLTEGQRPSEELLVHDIPDDSYHSAWFSGVAGEFEGAISEGPNSSIAQSNLVEARRALALIVAARVSAKNRGSQTDIIA